Proteins from one Sander lucioperca isolate FBNREF2018 chromosome 16, SLUC_FBN_1.2, whole genome shotgun sequence genomic window:
- the LOC116035516 gene encoding uncharacterized protein LOC116035516 has product MDVELLLQCHDYDAKPEPSALDIACEKIEVQQQVIEELQKRLAEVTLKQSFGLERFLASDDDIRFYTRFASYRHLQAFWRQIEPATRRIVRVGTQSSTSSTTAAPDNATDPPRRPRRCLPMVDELFLFLVYLSLGLKEKDLGDRFSIHQCTVSRIIKTWVHFLYTLLGAVGIWMSPETIRAMVPSVFSKYSDTQVLIDCTEMRC; this is encoded by the exons atggaTGTTGAACTGTTGCTTCAGTGCCATGATTACGATGCAAAACCAGAACCATCAGCTTTGGATATAGCATGTGAAAAAATAGAGGTCCAGCAGCAGGTGATAGAGGAGCTGCAAAAGAGGCTGGCTGAGGTTACACTGAAGCAGTCATTTGGCTTGGAGAGATTTTTAGCATCGGATGACGACATCAGATTCTATACCAG ATTTGCCAGCTACCGCCATCTACAGGCATTTTGGAGACAGATTGAACCTGCAACGAGGAGAATCGTGCGTGTTGGTACACAGTCATCCACTTCCAGCACAACAGCAGCTCCTGACAATGCCACTGATCCACCTCGTCGACCG CGCCGATGCCTTCCAATGGTTGATGAACTGTTCCTGTTCTTGGTGTACCTGTCGCTGGGTCTGAAGGAGAAAGATCTGGGTGATCGTTTCAGCATTCATCAGTGCACTGTCAGCAGGATAATCAAAACCTGGGTACATTTTTTGTACACCTTATTGGGTGCTGTTGGAATATGGATGTCTCCTGAGACAATTAGAGCCATGGTGCCGAGTGTATTCAGCAAATACTCTGACACACAAGTCCTTATTGACTGTACAGAGATGAGATGTTAG